One segment of Anastrepha obliqua isolate idAnaObli1 chromosome 3, idAnaObli1_1.0, whole genome shotgun sequence DNA contains the following:
- the LOC129242457 gene encoding delta-aminolevulinic acid dehydratase — translation MERKLHSGIHHPTLRMLQESGCEITPHNLMYPIFVIGDDDVVEPIKSMPGQSRMGVNQLRKFIEPLIPKGLSSVLLFGIVDSNLKDERATNADSEINPVIRALPLLRKWFPNLLIACDVCLCPYTKHGHCGILGENGLLNSQSIERLAEVAVSYGRAGAHIVAPSDMMDNRIRAIKEALIAENLENRVSLLSYSAKFASNFYGPFRDAAKSAPAFGDRRCYQLPSGSKGLAIRAVQRDVVEGADMLMVKPGMPYLDILRQTKDTYPSHPLYVYQVSGEYSMLYFAAQNGAFDLKEALMETMKGFRRAGADCIITYFTPTLLDILLELK, via the coding sequence atggaaagaaagTTGCACAGTGGTATCCATCATCCTACATTGCGTATGCTGCAGGAATCAGGTTGCGAAATAACGCCGCACAATTTAATGTATCCAATTTTTGTTATTGGAGATGACGACGTTGTGGAGCCTATTAAAAGCATGCCAGGTCAATCACGTATGGGTGTCAATCAGCtgagaaaatttattgaacctCTCATACCAAAGGGGCTTTCTTCTGTTCTCTTATTTGGTATTGTAGACTCTAATTTAAAAGATGAACGAGCTACTAATGCAGACTCAGAAATAAATCCAGTAATTCGAGCATTGCCTCTTTTGAGAAAGTGGTTTCCTAATCTTTTAATTGCCTGCGACGTTTGTCTCTGTCCTTACACGAAACACGGACATTGTGGAATACTTGGTGAAAATGGACTTTTGAACTCTCAAAGCATTGAACGATTAGCGGAGGTTGCTGTTTCCTATGGGCGTGCGGGAGCACACATTGTCGCTCCTTCCGATATGATGGATAATCGTATTCGTGCTATTAAAGAAGCACTGATAGCAGAGAATTTGGAAAACCGTGTATCTTTGCTGTCTTACTCAGCTAAATTCGCATCAAACTTTTATGGTCCTTTTCGCGATGCTGCAAAGTCTGCGCCAGCGTTCGGAGATCGCCGTTGCTATCAGCTTCCCAGTGGCTCCAAGGGTCTGGCAATAAGAGCTGTTCAAAGAGATGTTGTAGAAGGAGCAGATATGCTGATGGTGAAACCAGGCATGCCTTACCTTGATATATTGCGTCAGACAAAAGATACTTATCCCAGTCATCCGCTGTATGTGTATCAAGTTAGTGGGGAATATTCAATGCTCTATTTCGCTGCCCAAAACGGAGCTTTTGATCTGAAGGAAGCTTTAATGGAGACAATGAAGGGATTTCGTCGAGCGGGAGCTGATTGCATTATTACCTATTTCACGCCAACATTGTTAGATATTTTACTTGAGCTTAAATAA
- the LOC129242499 gene encoding uncharacterized protein LOC129242499: protein MDGENDSVNKIKIGVHKKFAELHAALEMREKLLLRQLEVVESTKQRMVECGAENGFLTRPQSIEGNDIEILFENEDKLLGSIRSFGRFQLGSMLLALKQEDYITPNCDHEIMYKNIQSDDNHLDKLPQQIKVSDHVVVDFTKDKSIIEHNTKYINDSIVNITLEESKELIRKARTKNEAPIFPLNLEELDDELESSIVEAVSNLSRDSKHNLSDMKEKSPVKRTKLGRSTQKITINNCSGTINLQNISSVTINCGNDKCEHDGDMKTYINLGDSKNSTSNIGAIVPCMVDSVSEYSTPSSIDSISNQSSNSNSRSHSKKQKNCKSVAEGSTKLNKVTDQTLYNGSMVTTKEHTTVPNEKFSNLASKNERHDADHESKTLNCDFYNRLINEIKRNLDQHQSSHHTGRTQRASNLISSIQNTRQSNQDSALSETNLEKEPHLVMKNFENLNIVLRNSKKDETIRPVHVEHWLSEIKKDTNLEPMQNTDILEHSTINE, encoded by the exons ATGGATGGTGAAAACGATTCAGTAAATAAA ATAAAAATAGgtgtacataaaaaatttgcagaaCTACATGCGGCACTTGAAATGCGAGAAAAACTGTTGTTACGGCAATTAGAAGTAGTGGAGTCCACTAAGCAACGCATGGTGGAGTGCGGTGCTGAAAACGGTTTTTTGACAAGACCTCAATCTATTGAAGGGAATGATATAGAAATATTGttcgaaaatgaggataaaTTACTAGGTTCCATACGTTCTTTCGGTAGGTTTCAATTGGGGTCCATGCTTCTGGCTCTAAAACAAGAGGATTATATTACTCCAAACTGTGACCATGAAATAATGTACAAAAATATCCAATCCGATGATAATCATCTCGATAAATTACCTCAACAAATAAAAGTTTCCGATCATGTAGTGGTTGATTTTACAAAGGATAAATCTATAATTGAGCACAATACGAAATACATAAATGATTCAATAGTTAATATAACACTTGAGGAATCTAAAGAACTTATAAGAAAAGCGCGTACAAAGAACGAAGCGCCAATATTCCCTTTGAATTTGGAAGAACTAGATGACGAGCTGGAATCGTCTATTGTTGAAGCAGTTTCTAATTTAAGTCGAGATTCTAAGCACAATTTATCtgatatgaaagaaaaaagtcctGTAAAAAGAACTAAATTAGGTCGATCTACACAAAAAATTACCATCAATAATTGCAGTGGTACTATTAACCTTCAGAATATATCGAGTGTCACAATAAATTGCGGTAATGACAAATGTGAGCATGATGGCGATATGAAAACATACATCAACTTGGGCGATTCAAAAAACTCTACGTCGAATATTGGTGCTATAGTACCTTGCATGGTTGATTCCGTTTCAGAATATTCAACCCCCAGCTCAATTGATTCGATTTCTAACCAGTCCAGTAACTCGAATTCTAGATCCCATTCTAAGAAGCAAAAAAACTGCAAATCAGTTGCGGAAGGTAGCACCAAGCTGAATAAAGTCACTGATCAAACTTTATATAACGGATCAATGGTCACAACAAAAGAACACACAACAGTCCcaaacgaaaaattttcaaatctcgCAAGTAAAAACGAACGACATGATGCTGATCACGAATCTAAAACACTGAATTGTGACTTTTACAATCGCcttattaatgaaattaaacgTAACCTCGATCAGCACCAATCATCTCATCATACAGGAAGAACCCAAAGAGCCTCGAATTTAATTTCAAGTATTCAAAATACGCGGCAGTCAAATCAAGATTCTGCTCTATCAGAAACTAATTTAGAAAAGGAACCACATctggttatgaaaaattttgaaaatctgaaTATTGTACTAAGAAATTCCAAAAAAGACGAAACTATTCGCCCAGTTCATGTAGAGCATTGGttatcagaaataaaaaaagataccaATTTAGAGCCAATGCAGAATACCGACATATTAGAGCACAGCACAATTAATGAATAA